The bacterium genome contains the following window.
CAATAAAGATCGATATCGATGAACCTTCAAAAGGGACTATCGAAGCGTTCGACATGTCGGGCCGCAGGATTGCGGAATTGTATCACGGCATGATTTCTGCGGAAGGTTATACTGTGAGATGGCAAAATCCTGATCTGCCCACAGGATTATATTTTATTCGTGTAAATATAGCGGGTCGATCAGAGGAAGTTAAAACATTGCTCATAAAATAGGAGCCGAAATGAAACGCCTTATTTTTCTGTTAATAGCGCTTTTATTACCAATCCTTCTTAATGGGGAAACGGATTTTGTTTCGACCTTTCCCGATTTTACGCTTAAGAATATAGATGGCAACCCGATTACCCTTTCAGAAGAAACACAAAAAGGGCCGGTAATAGTTACTTTTTGGGCAACGTGGTGCAAGCCTTGTATTAAAGAACTCCGAAAGCTTAACGAGATGAAGGAATTCCTCGATAAGCATAATGTAGCAGTTTTTCCAATAAATGAGGATGGTGCTCGAACCAGAGCTAAAGTTAAGCCTTTTGCAATAAAACAAGGTTGGAAATTTAAAGTCTTGATGGATCCAAGAAACAAGGTTAAGACTCTAGCCGGAGTGGCTGAATTGCCGGAGTTTTTTATAATCTGTGAAGGCAATGAGATTCTATATCGACATTCGGGCTACAAACCCGGGGACGAGGCAGAATATAAAGAGAAAATCGAGGCGTTTTTCCCGGTGTTAGAGGATGACGACAAACAGGAGAATGCAATTGAATAGGCATATTGGCCTCACGATTATCTTGACTTTATTTCTCGGTGTTTTATATGGATTCTCAGTAAACGGGCATAATTCAT
Protein-coding sequences here:
- a CDS encoding TlpA family protein disulfide reductase, with the translated sequence MKRLIFLLIALLLPILLNGETDFVSTFPDFTLKNIDGNPITLSEETQKGPVIVTFWATWCKPCIKELRKLNEMKEFLDKHNVAVFPINEDGARTRAKVKPFAIKQGWKFKVLMDPRNKVKTLAGVAELPEFFIICEGNEILYRHSGYKPGDEAEYKEKIEAFFPVLEDDDKQENAIE